A region of the Triplophysa rosa linkage group LG5, Trosa_1v2, whole genome shotgun sequence genome:
GTCAAGATAGGAACAAGCTTATCAAGGTTCAAAATGAATTTCCTTTTAATGGTTTGTCTTTTTTCCTCAGGAGCATGGCCAGTTCTCATTGATGACTTTGTGGAGTTTGCAAGGCCGTACATTGGCACCAAAAGTACAGCTGTATAACTGCATTTTTTCCAAGGGACATCTGAACCtcagacaaaaacacacacagcttcTGCTGGGCACAGTGGACTGAAGTGAGATCTGCATTTGCCTTTTCTACAAGCCCTCAGGACTGAGACATTTATACAAACCAGAGACATTGTAAAGGCATCGTTTCTCTTCAGTCATCTAATGGTGGTTTGGGCTtattatctgttttgttttcgACATCATGCAGGATCTGATTCAGTCTCTGGGACAGCAGTATTCTTATCCAGATGAAGCAGTTTGACAAGAGCAAGCTGTCACAGATACTCTGACATGTACAATGACATGTTAATCCTTGTCCAGAGCTCAGATAGGAAATGTCAAAAATCAAAATCCTAATTTTAATACTCCATGTGCATTCTTGCtttgaatgttgtttttttctgtttgttttttatggaaATTTGAGTCAAAGAATTTTGATTGAactctctctttttttatgAAACAGTTACTGGTGAGAACCAGTCAGGGTTTCTttccattttgttttattgtgatatTGTATGTTTTCTGTTGATGTCCAGAGTTCACATTGCTTGTTTTGATCAATACGGATAGGTCATATTAACTGAGAATGTTATATTTTACAATCATAGAAATAATATTAGTTTGAACATTACCTCAGTTTTCATTGATTAATGATTCCATTCGATGTATTGATACACTGTTTTTTGCAGTCCGTTGAGCACTTAAATAAGTAACACAATCCACACAATAAATCAGTAAATACTTTAAAAATCAGGTTATAGTTAATGAATAAAGTCATATGGCCGTGAAAATAATTCAAAGACTTTCCGCATCATACAACTAAGTACAATCCACCGAAATACAAGTTTTATGTCTGTATATTTGACTCATCTCTTAAATTTCTTGTGCGTCACGTCTTAACTTGAGATAGACAACAGCAGTTTtgtcattaaaacacatttcccCCAAAGAGAAGCATTTGGAGCCATCTATCTGTAGCAAGAAGCGCACAGCGGTGGCCATTTGTTACGTTGTTGCTAGGAAACGAAACGTGACAACACCGCCGTTAAGTGATGTTATTAGTAAATGTCTCGTCGTTTGAACTGTATTTTTCTGACTTTCTCCATTAAAGTTTCCAAAACATAAAGAAGAAATGTCCGACTCTCTGTTAGCTGAAATTGACTGGGACGAGGGGTTTGCGATCCCTGTAGCTAATGCAGAAAACAAGACGCTAGAGGAGGAGGTCAGTCAAGTTTAACGTTATCTATCTGACAAATGACTTGATGTTTCAGACATtgcatgtatttaaatatttttttaatccgCAGGTCAGAAGAAAGCAAAAAGAACATGTCGACGTCGAGAACAAACTAAATAAACATAAGGACATCATAAATGCTCTGTCAGAACATCTCAAAAACCTAAGACAGGAATTTTCTCATACTCTGGTATCGGTCTGCCAttgttagttcaacttaaatgTATTACTTTTGTATGTCTTTAGTAGACCTTGTGATTAATTGTTTGCACGTGTTTAGGCTCTGTGCAAagccagagagaaagagaccgAATCAGAGGAGCATTTCAGAACGCTGGCAGAGAGGGAGGAGGGTCGATTGAACCAGGAGATCAAGGCGCTCGACAATGAACTGAAGACACTGAATGAGAAGAAAAACTCCCAAGAGGTTCCAGTTGTCCTATCCACTGTTACACTTTCCTGTCCACTGAGTGACTAAATAAAACAAGCAATAAGAAATCACAATATGACCAAATTTGAATGCTTTAATCACAATTCTGCATGTGCAAAACAACCTTTGCCTTCAACTTTTTGGCACAGAACAACATCTTTAAAGCCACCCAGAACCTTGATGAATTAAAAAATCAACTGAACTGGGATCAGCAGACTTTGGATGCCTGGTTGCAGGAATCAGCACAAAAGGATGAAGACACCATGGCAATCATTAAGTATGCCAAGCAAGATGAGAGCAAGATTCGAGTGAGTTCAATAGTCTTATAACCAAGGAGTTTACAGTCAAAATGATATTTTGGAGATTATTTTTACAAGCAGacattataatatttaaatgcTTCCAATTAACACAAATGCTATTGCCTAATTTGAGTGCCTGGGTAAATTTCACAAAAACATGCCTTCATCATATTttatcccaaaataaaaaagtatattaaTCCATTTTCTAGCCTTTTTTGCAATGTGACATAAAATTGCTTTTATGACAatgttcacccacaaatgatcATTCCTGGACTGAGATAATAACTGCTTTCTATTTTCAATCAGGAGCTGACACTAAAGATTGATAAACTGACTCTTGAAGCCAACCAGAAGAGAAAGACCTTAGACAGTGAACTCACAGAGAGCATTATGGCACAGGTGATAAATGTCATTTCGTGTTCCCTTGTGTTTCACATTTGTGAGAATACTTagaaattacataaatgtagtCTGAACTGATGTACTTGGAATGCAGGTTGCTTTGGACAAGACACTAGAGAGCTTTCGTCAAGCCAACATTGAAAGACAAGAGATGCTCAGCCAGCTGGAGAACACAGTGGAACAAATGAGGAGGAGAGACCAAGAGATACAGCAGTGTGCAATGGTAACCTGAAGATGGCTGTGTTATACTAAACTTCTTGAAATCCACACTATTTGGAATAGGTTTGAACAAAaggaaacatttaaatgtattcttcaaCATCAATCCATGCCAATAATAAATGCCAATCATAAATCCATGGCAAATGTGTAAAGCTCTTTTTGAAACGTTTTATACTTTGGAGAATCATTTCCAGAATATCAGACTGTTATCTTATAAATATGGTTTATTCAACTGTTGAATCACTTAATCTTGCAGATGTTGGCGGATAAGAAGCAAATGATAAGGGAGAAGAACGATCTGATCAAGGAGAGGATGGACTTCATGGAACGTGAGATAGAAAACAATAAGGAGCTGGAGAGGAAGATAGCCACAGCTGAACGGCAGGCAGTTCGACTCAGACAGCAGCTTCAGGAAGAGGAGAGTAACCACAGACGTCTGAAGGATGAGGTATCACCTCCAGCTTCTAACCCTGATCTAAAACTCATGCTTCAACAACTAAACTAATGAACAAACCAATGTACATTTCTAGATTTATGATGTTATTCTAGTCTAAGGGATTCTAGTCTCAATGCCTCTTGTTGTTTCTGAtgattgtttattgttatatatacttttttatatcttatatttttatcatataaaTATGATAATCATTCAATACCATGATGTTGTCATCTGACACATTACTGTTCCATAGTGTTTTCATAGTAACAtagtgttttctgtttttgtgttaatccaatgcaaattgtaaaaaaatagacTAAACTCGTGTGTTATTTTTCTTCAGCTACAAACCCTGAAGGGAGCTTTAGAGAGAACTGCCGGAGATGTGGAGACCACCAGATCTGAGTTAACCAGTAtcaaaaaagaaattaaggaCAAGTCAGCCAAGTAATACCTTCTTTTTTCACTGCATCATATCAATCAACGTTTGTCATGATTTTCTTTAAATCTCCACACATACTGCTAATATTGACCAATCTGTCCTTGCTTAGTTTTGAAAGCTCGTATCTTTGTTATTTTGCTACCCTTAACCTGAAAATATAAAGTGTTGTAGCCATTTCAAATCATATACCCTTaatcattaaaggaatagttcctccaaaaatacaaattctgtcatcattatccACCCTCATGTTTTTCTAAACTTGtttatgattctttcttctgtgaagaagaaaaagaacagaagaagatattttgagaaatgtctctgtggttttgtgtccatacaacggaaGTGAGCGGGgtcattgttgtttggttaccaacatccttcaaaataacAGTCTAAGCACATTTGAGTCTAATCATTGAAGGTCATTTCATGTCACAATCTCCTTTCCTAATAAATCCAcgttgtacagtatataaacatgCAATCCCGCTCCACCCCACCACCATTATAGTAAATAAATGCCTGTACAGAATATGATATAAAGTCAGAATTATAACACAACActggttgttcttttgttgtaGAGTTGAAGAGGCAAAGCTGCATAATGCTGCGCTGGAGGAGAAACTGCAACTGGTGACGGAGGCGGCGCTGGACGGGGAGGAGCAGGCTGCACAGATGGAGCAACTGCTTAAAGATCAGGAGCTCAGAATCAAGGTTTGACTCTGATTGACACACTTTACACTAGCATTTCACCTCAATGGATAGATTAACCCCAATGATATTTTGAGATCTTTTTGTAATGCTCTAATAAGTAAAACACGAtaatgaagtgaagtgaagtgaaagtggcctattagtcagatatggtgacccatacccgaaatgtgacctctgcatttaacccatccagagagtagtgaacactcGTACACCCGGTAATCTCCATATTACTTACATTCATTGATATTCCATGTCCAACAACCATTTAATTTATGACTGGTTACGTTTATTATGTCTTACTTAATGTATATTATTACTTAGTATAAAGTTTGCCCTTCAAACCGAATTTACACTTGTGAATGATAAATTGTCCATTTTGGGCGAAATAACTGtgactttattatttaagtcaATTTGGCTTTGTTTGAAAGAAGGATGGCTTTGTGTGTGTAGGAAATTGATGCTCAGCTGCTCCGGCAAAGAGAGGTCATGTTCAAGGAGAATCAGAAACTGCAGGAGCTGCGCAATAAAGAGAAGAACACCATAGCTGAGATCCATGGCACCCGGGCCGCTCTCTCCAACCAGGACAGCAGACTCCGCAAACTGGACCAGAACTCTCTGAAACAGCAGGGAATCCTTTTTAACCAGGCAAGAGAACAGTGAAATGACAAGAACTCCGCATAAATGCAGAATTGCTGTAGAGGATTTTTTATTGGAGCATTGAGGTTAAGTGTTGTTTCTTTGGTCCAGGACTTTCAGATCCAGATGCTGGAGAGGAAGATGTCGCGTTTGCAGGGGCGGGTGAACACTGACGAGAAGGAGGCTTTGGAGAAGAGGGTCTCGGATCTAACTGAAGCTCTGGCAGAGAAGAAGAAGACAGCCACCAGCCTCACCAAACAGCTAAAGAAACTTCAGGTGAGAGCATGTGTGATTGTGAACGAttatgctttcctgtagctcagtggttagagtgtAACGCTAGCAacggcaaggtcatgggttcgattccagggattgcacatactcagaaacaaaaaatgtatagtattatgtactgtaagtcgctttggataaaagcgtctgccaaatgcttaaatgtaaatgcacaaCGTTTTTCTTGAATGTGATGAGAGATTTATCCTGTTTGATATGGTTTGGGGTTTACTgtgatttaaaaatgatatatttgtTTTCCTAGGATGATATCCGTTGTGTTAAGAAAGAGACCGAGAAAACCGAAAATGAAAAGAGAGATCTGACCTCTAAGATCCAGGAACTGCAACTCTTCATTGACACATCAGAGAAAGAGCAGAAGAAACTCAGGCTCAAAAAACAGGTGAATGATTTGATTTTCCATATCTGATATGCCAGCCTGCGTTTCGCAGAAAGTTTCACAGAAGATCTGCAGATTTATGCACAATTAGAACGTTCATCATCCATAAACCTTTGTACAGGACACCATGGTGGAGAAAGACCTGCTGAAGATGGAGGTACAACGTCGGAGAGATTTGCTGTATGACCGAGCAGATGGAGTGTTGAGTCTGGAGAAGAGACGTCTGCAGCTCCAGACAGCCATgaaggagagagaagaggagatcCATGTGCATAGAGAGATGCTCAATAAACAGATCAAACTCACGGAGCAGGAGAGACAAAAGCTCAGGTACAAACTAAAATGAAATTTGTCAGTGCACAGTAAAATTCAAGTTGAATTTCTGGCAAAATTAAAGCATCCTAACTACTCCACTCCTATCTATTCTTTTAATAAGTTTTTAAGTTAAGTTTCGGGTAAAATCAAAGTAGTGTGAAAGGTAAGGTATATACTATTACATGTCTTTtgaaatttgatttatttttagccTGACCCCGTTTAAAATCAGGAAGATAAATTAATAGATGATTTTGCTTTCTAAATTATTTTCAGATGGAATACCACTGTGATTTTGAACATAAAGTACATAAACATGTGTCCTTTACATCTGATTATAAAAACTGCAAGTGTAcaatactcttttttttttttttttgatgggTTAGTGCCGAACTCAGCGAGAGACTGTCCAAAATCGACAAGATGAAGAAGAGGTATGAGATTCTCACTGTTTCCATGGCAGCCCCTGAAGGAGAAGAAGAGAAATCACAGGCGTACTTCATAATAAAGGTATTAAACTGTCTTTAactgttttctgtcattttattccTTCCATCTTCCATTCTTCTTTATGAGACGAGTAATGGATTCTCTCAAACATGCAAGTTTTGTATGCAAATATCATTTGTACGTCTTTTTGTTTACTTTCCTTTTCTTCACTCCTGGGCCAACTTTTTCAATCTATTGAAATTacttaaacttgaaattacttAAACTAAATCTAATTTTCTGATCACCTTATTCTGAAGATGATTATTTGTTTAAAGAAAAATGCGGTGCTATAAAAGtacttattttctcctgtatgTGGGGTACATATGCAGAACATTGAGCTTGTATACATATAACTTTTACCGCAATATTAGAATTAATAGTAGATGATACAATCTGACAAACTCTTGACTTTTCCAAAGGCAGCTCAGGAGAAAGAGGAACTCCAGCATCAGGGGGATGAACTGGATGCTCAAATCCGCAAGAAGGAGAAGGAGATTAAAGCTTTGGAGAACACCCTAAAAGTTGTCAATGATCGCAATTCAACTTATCGCAAAGCCCTGAGCAAAGTGTCAGAGTCCggtatgtacatttaaatatgtatgtgtatcAATGCACATGTTAAATTGAGATTTTCTACAGTTGCAGGAAAAGGGGTGTCTCTGATTCAAGTGGTGTTTGGTATCTTATTTAAAGCTTGTGCATTGCTGATCagtattaatatttaaactGACTGATAAGTTTGTTTGCTTATCTGCTTCTAAAACAAGAGTGGGTGGCTATTCATGAGCACCACAGATATGACTTGTTCATTTTAATGGGCATTACTTATACAATTGACCATTTCTGTAAGCAAACAATACTTGCTTGCAGTGTAGTTACAGTATTATGCAGCGTAAGGTTTAATTTAGCATATTAACAACATATGGATTTTCAAAGGGCATATaaagaaatactgtataatttacTCAGACTTTTCAGTGCATTGATATGATGTTGCTGCAGGTCCAGAGCATCAGGAGAAACTGAAGTTGGAGGAAGAGAGACGAGCTGCTGAGGAGAAATACAAGTACAAGAGACGACAAATCAGAGAAATAGACGAAGACATTGAAgtaaatatttttctgtttacCCTTCAAATTACTTCAGCTGAAacttaatattgcacttaaatactacaaatatgtttaaatgaaaataaatgttaagaaGTAAAATATTGAATGAGTCATAACCAccatagatgtttttttttctgtgggcCGATTATTTCTCACCATTAAAAGATTTTAGTAATTACAGTAACAGTAATTAATAACAATTATGTATAAGAAGTTCTACTAAACAactacagtgccctccactattattggcacccttgataaatatgagcaaagaaggctttaaaaataaatctgcattgtttctccttttgatattttattcaaaaaatctattccaacatttcattgaagtaaaacaatttaaagtgGGTGGAAtataacattatgaaaaaaaataatcttatacaccctggtcacaattattggcacccttagaAA
Encoded here:
- the ccdc39 gene encoding coiled-coil domain-containing protein 39, translated to MSDSLLAEIDWDEGFAIPVANAENKTLEEEVRRKQKEHVDVENKLNKHKDIINALSEHLKNLRQEFSHTLALCKAREKETESEEHFRTLAEREEGRLNQEIKALDNELKTLNEKKNSQENNIFKATQNLDELKNQLNWDQQTLDAWLQESAQKDEDTMAIIKYAKQDESKIRELTLKIDKLTLEANQKRKTLDSELTESIMAQVALDKTLESFRQANIERQEMLSQLENTVEQMRRRDQEIQQCAMMLADKKQMIREKNDLIKERMDFMEREIENNKELERKIATAERQAVRLRQQLQEEESNHRRLKDELQTLKGALERTAGDVETTRSELTSIKKEIKDKSAKVEEAKLHNAALEEKLQLVTEAALDGEEQAAQMEQLLKDQELRIKEIDAQLLRQREVMFKENQKLQELRNKEKNTIAEIHGTRAALSNQDSRLRKLDQNSLKQQGILFNQDFQIQMLERKMSRLQGRVNTDEKEALEKRVSDLTEALAEKKKTATSLTKQLKKLQDDIRCVKKETEKTENEKRDLTSKIQELQLFIDTSEKEQKKLRLKKQDTMVEKDLLKMEVQRRRDLLYDRADGVLSLEKRRLQLQTAMKEREEEIHVHREMLNKQIKLTEQERQKLSAELSERLSKIDKMKKRYEILTVSMAAPEGEEEKSQAYFIIKAAQEKEELQHQGDELDAQIRKKEKEIKALENTLKVVNDRNSTYRKALSKVSESGPEHQEKLKLEEERRAAEEKYKYKRRQIREIDEDIEGMSSTLEALLQEEKVQNETNENIQEQISSLGKDLVSQEEKLNRAVKQRVRYTKEIRSSKKTKEKTFEERDIELRQLKELNKTINKMLLEAMEENPELSSLLQMHFEKAGLSLPSPASTPSSRLSSKISSARSSASLRSSVNSSPRSQSATSAPVKIVDLSLGLSVTSPQGSRPSSSGSSRSNKCKSPKTDS